One window from the genome of Deinococcus aerolatus encodes:
- the gcvP gene encoding aminomethyl-transferring glycine dehydrogenase — protein sequence MRPPQTRSLSELLNTNDFTHRHIGPNGQEQAEMMQTLGVTSLDELIATTLPEAIQFHGELTAGPGVTEAQALADLKAVAQKNRVFRSYIGMGYAGTHTPGVIGRNMLENPGWYTAYTPYQAEISQGRLEMLLNFQQMVMDLTGMPVSNASLLDEATAAAEAMTLAKRQGKSKGNAFFVADDVHPQTLAVIRTRAEYFGFEVVTGDPSGELPEGVFGVLAQYPGTYGDLRDLSPIAEKTHAAGAALIVAADLLACALVTPPGEQGADIVVGSAQRFGVPMGFGGPHAAFLACQKGFERSMPGRVIGVSKDSRGRVALRMAMQTREQHIRREKATSNICTAQALLANMAGAYAVYHGQEGIRTIAQRTHRMAGILARALGDAGLTVNDSFFDTLTFEGDAAAIRERAEAKGINFRYDGGRIGVTLDETVTVADLSDVIEAITGNAVDVLALDAGAVDGIPADLGRTSDFLMHPVFNTHHSEHAMLRYLKTLENKDYSLTHGMIPLGSCTMKLNATAEMIPVTWPEFGQLHPFAPADQTQGYVQMLAELEGWLADITGYDAVSLQPNSGAQGEYAGLLTIRKYHESRGESHRSVCLIPASAHGTNPASAAMMGMSVVVVKTDAEGNIDFSDLKAKAEQHSENLGALMITYPSTHGVYEANVTEVCDLIHQHGGQVYLDGANMNALVGVAKPGLIGSDVSHLNLHKTFAIPHGGGGPGMGPIGVKAHLTPFLPSHPVVPTSDSATGAVSAAPYGSASILPISYLYIRLLGARGLRQSTGVALLNANYIAQQLAGAYPILYSGRNRRIAHECIIDIRPLKADSGISEEDIAKRLMDYGFHAPTMSFPVPGTLMIEPTESEPKAELDRFIAAMLGIRREIQEVQDGLIKAEDSPLKHAPHTQEDLLQAEWNRAYSREVGAFPSAAQKAWKYWPAVNRVDNVYGDRNFVCSCPPMEDYIGV from the coding sequence ATGCGCCCCCCCCAGACCCGTTCACTCAGCGAACTGCTGAACACCAACGACTTTACCCACCGTCATATCGGCCCCAACGGACAGGAACAGGCCGAAATGATGCAGACGCTGGGCGTGACCAGCCTGGACGAGCTGATTGCAACCACGCTGCCCGAGGCCATCCAGTTCCACGGCGAGCTGACGGCGGGGCCGGGCGTGACCGAGGCGCAGGCGCTGGCCGATCTGAAAGCGGTGGCGCAGAAGAACCGGGTGTTCCGCAGCTACATCGGGATGGGATACGCGGGAACGCACACGCCAGGGGTGATCGGGCGCAACATGCTGGAGAATCCGGGGTGGTACACCGCCTACACGCCGTACCAGGCCGAGATCTCGCAGGGCCGGCTGGAAATGCTGCTGAACTTCCAGCAGATGGTGATGGATTTAACCGGCATGCCGGTGTCCAATGCCAGCCTGCTGGACGAGGCGACGGCGGCGGCGGAAGCCATGACCCTGGCCAAGCGCCAGGGCAAGAGCAAGGGCAACGCGTTCTTCGTGGCCGACGATGTGCATCCGCAGACTCTGGCCGTGATCCGGACGCGGGCGGAATACTTCGGCTTCGAGGTGGTCACGGGCGATCCCTCCGGCGAGCTGCCGGAAGGCGTGTTCGGCGTGCTGGCGCAGTACCCCGGCACCTACGGCGACCTGAGGGACCTGTCCCCGATTGCGGAGAAGACCCATGCGGCGGGCGCGGCGTTGATCGTCGCCGCCGACTTGCTGGCCTGCGCGCTGGTCACGCCTCCGGGCGAGCAGGGCGCGGACATCGTGGTGGGCAGCGCCCAGCGTTTCGGCGTGCCAATGGGCTTCGGCGGGCCGCACGCGGCGTTCCTGGCTTGCCAGAAGGGCTTCGAGCGTTCCATGCCGGGCCGCGTGATTGGCGTGAGCAAGGACAGCCGGGGCCGGGTAGCCCTGCGAATGGCGATGCAGACGCGCGAGCAGCACATCCGGCGCGAGAAGGCCACTTCCAACATCTGCACGGCGCAGGCGCTGCTGGCAAACATGGCGGGAGCGTATGCCGTGTACCACGGACAGGAGGGCATCCGCACCATCGCCCAGCGCACGCACCGCATGGCCGGGATTCTGGCCAGGGCGCTGGGCGACGCGGGCCTGACCGTCAACGACAGCTTCTTCGACACGCTGACCTTTGAAGGCGACGCGGCGGCCATCCGCGAGCGGGCCGAGGCGAAGGGCATCAACTTCCGCTACGACGGCGGGCGCATCGGCGTCACGCTGGACGAGACGGTCACGGTGGCGGACCTCTCCGACGTGATCGAGGCGATCACCGGCAACGCGGTGGACGTGCTGGCGCTGGATGCGGGCGCGGTGGACGGCATTCCCGCTGATCTGGGGCGCACCTCCGACTTCCTGATGCACCCGGTATTCAACACGCACCACAGCGAGCACGCCATGCTGCGTTACCTGAAAACGCTGGAGAACAAGGATTACAGCCTGACGCACGGCATGATTCCGCTGGGCAGCTGCACCATGAAGCTGAACGCCACCGCCGAGATGATCCCGGTGACGTGGCCCGAATTCGGGCAGTTGCACCCGTTTGCCCCCGCCGATCAGACCCAGGGCTACGTGCAGATGCTGGCCGAGCTGGAAGGCTGGCTGGCCGACATCACCGGCTACGACGCCGTGAGCCTGCAACCCAACAGCGGCGCACAGGGCGAGTACGCGGGCCTGCTGACCATCCGCAAGTACCACGAGAGCCGGGGCGAGAGCCACCGCAGCGTGTGCCTGATTCCGGCCAGCGCGCACGGCACCAACCCCGCCAGCGCGGCCATGATGGGCATGAGCGTGGTGGTGGTCAAGACCGACGCCGAGGGCAACATCGACTTTAGTGACCTGAAGGCCAAGGCCGAGCAGCATAGCGAGAACCTGGGCGCGCTGATGATCACCTACCCCAGCACGCACGGCGTCTACGAGGCCAACGTGACCGAGGTGTGTGACCTGATCCACCAGCACGGCGGGCAGGTGTATCTGGACGGCGCGAACATGAACGCGCTGGTGGGGGTGGCCAAGCCGGGGCTGATCGGGAGCGATGTAAGCCACCTGAACCTGCACAAGACCTTCGCCATTCCGCACGGCGGCGGCGGGCCGGGCATGGGGCCGATTGGCGTCAAGGCGCATCTGACCCCGTTCCTGCCCAGCCACCCGGTGGTCCCCACCAGCGACAGTGCCACCGGGGCCGTCAGCGCCGCGCCGTATGGCAGCGCGAGCATTCTGCCGATCTCGTACCTGTACATCCGGCTGCTGGGGGCACGCGGCCTGCGCCAGAGCACGGGCGTAGCGCTGCTGAATGCCAACTACATCGCGCAGCAATTGGCCGGCGCGTACCCGATTCTGTACAGCGGGCGCAACAGACGCATCGCGCACGAGTGCATCATCGACATCCGGCCCCTCAAGGCCGACAGCGGCATCAGCGAGGAGGACATCGCCAAGCGGCTGATGGATTACGGCTTCCACGCCCCCACCATGAGCTTCCCGGTGCCTGGCACGCTGATGATCGAACCCACCGAATCCGAGCCGAAGGCGGAGCTTGACCGCTTTATCGCCGCCATGCTGGGCATTCGCCGCGAGATTCAGGAGGTTCAGGACGGGCTGATCAAGGCCGAGGACAGCCCGCTCAAGCACGCGCCTCACACGCAGGAAGACCTGCTCCAGGCTGAGTGGAACCGGGCCTACAGCCGCGAAGTGGGGGCCTTCCCCAGCGCCGCGCAGAAGGCGTGGAAGTACTGGCCCGCCGTGAACCGGGTGGACAACGTGTACGGCGACCGGAACTTCGTGTGCAGCTGCCCCCCGATGGAGGATTACATCGGCGTTTGA
- the gcvH gene encoding glycine cleavage system protein GcvH, translating into MNTPTELKYATSHEWLSEDGTVGISDFAQDQLGDVVYVELPEVGREVTAGDTIAVVESVKTASDIYAPASGTVTAVNDELSGNPELVNSSPYENGWLFKLDVTEASADLMDAAAYTETAEG; encoded by the coding sequence ATGAACACCCCCACTGAACTGAAGTACGCTACCTCGCACGAATGGCTCTCCGAAGACGGCACCGTCGGCATTTCCGACTTCGCGCAGGACCAGCTGGGCGACGTGGTGTACGTGGAACTGCCTGAAGTGGGCCGCGAGGTCACGGCGGGCGACACCATTGCCGTGGTGGAATCGGTCAAGACCGCCAGCGACATCTACGCCCCCGCCAGCGGCACCGTGACCGCCGTCAACGACGAGCTGAGCGGCAACCCCGAACTGGTCAACTCATCGCCCTACGAGAACGGCTGGCTGTTCAAGCTGGACGTGACCGAGGCCAGCGCGGACCTGATGGACGCGGCGGCCTACACCGAAACAGCGGAAGGCTAA